From Mycobacterium lacus, one genomic window encodes:
- a CDS encoding TetR/AcrR family transcriptional regulator, which produces MTSQTQSSVRDELLHAAVALLDEHGPDALQTRKVAAAAGTSTMAVYTHFGGMRALIAEVAEEGLRQFDAALSVPQTADPVADLLAIGAAYRRYAIERPHMYRLMFGSTSAQGINAPADNVLTLTIPEIEQRDPSFAHVVRGVRRSIVAGRITAAGSADDDAKVVATAAQFWALIHGFVMLELAGFYGDEGTAVGPVLGAMTTNLLVALGDSPEQLRLSRRKSARHAH; this is translated from the coding sequence ATGACTTCGCAGACGCAAAGCAGTGTTCGTGACGAGTTGCTGCATGCCGCCGTCGCTCTGCTCGACGAGCACGGGCCCGATGCGCTGCAGACCCGCAAGGTGGCGGCCGCCGCCGGGACGTCGACGATGGCGGTGTACACCCACTTCGGCGGGATGCGGGCGCTGATCGCCGAGGTCGCCGAGGAGGGTTTGCGGCAGTTCGACGCCGCGCTGTCGGTGCCGCAGACCGCTGACCCGGTGGCCGACTTGCTGGCCATCGGTGCCGCCTACCGGCGCTATGCCATCGAACGGCCACACATGTATCGGCTGATGTTCGGCAGCACCAGCGCACAGGGCATCAACGCGCCGGCCGACAACGTCCTGACCCTGACGATCCCCGAGATCGAGCAGCGCGACCCCAGCTTCGCGCACGTGGTGCGCGGCGTGCGCAGGTCGATCGTGGCAGGCCGGATCACCGCCGCCGGCTCCGCGGACGACGACGCCAAAGTGGTTGCCACGGCCGCCCAGTTCTGGGCATTGATACACGGGTTCGTCATGCTCGAGCTAGCCGGTTTCTATGGCGATGAGGGCACGGCCGTCGGACCGGTGCTCGGCGCGATGACCACGAACCTGCTGGTCGCCCTGGGCGATTCACCCGAGCAGCTTCGGCTGAGCAGACGCAAAAGCGCCCGACACGCCCACTAA
- a CDS encoding ABC transporter ATP-binding protein yields the protein MGVSIEVNNLTKSFGSSRIWEDVTLEIPAGEVSVLLGPSGTGKSVFLKSLIGLLRPERGSIIIDGTDIIECSAKELYEIRTLFGVLFQDGALFGSMNLYDNTAFPLREHTKKKESEIRDIVMEKLQMVGLGGDEKKFPGEISGGMRKRAGLARALVLDPQIILCDEPDSGLDPVRTAYLSQLIMDINAQIDATILIVTHNINIARTVPDNMGMLFRKHLVMFGPREVLLTSDEPVVRQFLNGRRIGPIGMSEEKDEATMAEEQALLDAGHHAGGVEEIEGVPPQITATPGMPERKAVARRQARVREMLHTLPQKAQAAILDDLEGTHKYRSHEF from the coding sequence ATGGGCGTCAGCATTGAGGTTAATAACCTCACGAAATCCTTCGGGTCCTCGCGGATCTGGGAAGACGTCACGCTCGAGATCCCCGCTGGTGAGGTCAGCGTGTTGCTGGGACCGTCCGGTACCGGCAAGTCGGTGTTCCTGAAGTCACTCATCGGTTTGCTGCGGCCGGAACGCGGCTCGATCATCATCGATGGCACGGACATCATCGAATGCTCGGCCAAGGAGCTGTACGAGATCCGCACGTTATTCGGTGTGCTGTTCCAGGACGGCGCGCTGTTCGGGTCGATGAACCTCTACGACAACACCGCGTTCCCGCTGCGTGAGCACACCAAGAAGAAGGAAAGCGAAATCCGTGACATCGTCATGGAGAAGCTGCAGATGGTCGGTCTTGGTGGCGACGAGAAGAAGTTCCCCGGCGAAATCTCCGGTGGTATGCGCAAGCGCGCCGGCCTGGCTCGTGCCCTCGTCCTGGACCCGCAGATTATCCTCTGCGACGAGCCCGACTCGGGTCTGGACCCGGTGCGTACCGCCTACCTGAGCCAGCTCATCATGGACATCAATGCCCAGATCGACGCGACCATCCTCATCGTGACGCACAACATCAACATCGCCCGGACCGTGCCGGACAACATGGGCATGTTGTTCCGCAAGCACCTGGTCATGTTCGGGCCGCGGGAAGTGCTGCTGACCAGCGACGAGCCTGTGGTGCGGCAGTTCCTCAACGGCCGCCGCATCGGGCCGATCGGGATGTCGGAGGAGAAGGACGAGGCGACCATGGCCGAGGAGCAGGCCCTGCTCGACGCCGGTCACCACGCGGGTGGTGTGGAGGAAATCGAAGGCGTGCCGCCGCAGATCACCGCAACGCCGGGCATGCCCGAGCGCAAGGCGGTGGCTCGGCGCCAGGCGCGGGTGCGCGAGATGTTGCACACACTGCCACAGAAGGCCCAGGCGGCGATCCTCGACGACCTCGAGGGCACACACAAGTACCGCTCGCACGAGTTCTGA
- the rplL gene encoding 50S ribosomal protein L7/L12, which translates to MPKLSADELLDAFKEMTLLELSDFVKKFEETFEVTAAAPVAVAAAGPAAAGAPAEAAEEQSEFDVILEAAGDKKIGVIKVVREIVSGLGLKEAKDLVDGAPKPLLEKVAKEAADEAKAKLEAAGATVTVK; encoded by the coding sequence ATGCCAAAGCTCTCTGCCGACGAGCTGCTTGACGCGTTCAAGGAAATGACGCTGTTGGAGCTCTCCGACTTCGTCAAGAAGTTCGAGGAGACCTTCGAGGTGACCGCCGCCGCTCCGGTGGCCGTTGCCGCGGCGGGTCCCGCGGCGGCTGGTGCCCCGGCAGAGGCCGCCGAGGAGCAGTCCGAGTTCGACGTCATCCTCGAGGCCGCCGGCGACAAGAAAATCGGCGTCATCAAGGTCGTCCGCGAGATCGTTTCCGGCCTCGGCCTCAAGGAGGCCAAGGACCTGGTCGACGGCGCGCCTAAGCCGCTGCTGGAGAAGGTCGCCAAGGAGGCCGCCGACGAGGCCAAGGCCAAGCTCGAGGCCGCCGGCGCCACCGTCACCGTCAAATAG
- a CDS encoding carotenoid oxygenase family protein, which produces MTTTRTVKSHNPYLEGFLAPVSAEVTATDLRVTGRIPEHLDGRYLRNGPNPVAEVDPATYHWFSGDGMVHGVALRGGQARWYRNRWVRSQRVCAILGEPAPSRLDPRAGMLSIGANTSVLAHDGRTLALVEGGVANYELTDELDTIGTCDFDGTLTGGYTAHPHRDPQTGELHAVSYSFARGRTVQYSVIDTKGHARRTVDIEVGGSPAMHDFSLTDKYVVIYDLPVRFDSRQVQLVKVPRWLSLAARLTMQSLIGRVRIPDPIVAVMNRNPKLTTDRFPYAWDPNHQARIGVMPREGGNDNVRWFDIEPCFVFHPLNAYTEERDGAEVLVLDVVRYSRMFDRDLRGPGDSRPTLDRWTVNLATGAMTAECRDERPQEFPRINETLLGGKHRFGYTLGIDGGYLTQGASELTTSLYKHDYATGSSEVAALESDLLIAEMSFVPNPESRAEDDGILMGYGYHRGHDEGQLLLLDAQTLESIATVHLPQRVPLGFHGNWAPTA; this is translated from the coding sequence GTGACAACGACGCGAACCGTCAAATCCCACAATCCGTACCTCGAGGGATTCCTGGCGCCGGTAAGCGCGGAAGTGACCGCGACTGATCTGCGGGTCACCGGGCGCATCCCGGAGCACCTTGACGGGCGCTATCTGCGCAACGGGCCCAACCCGGTCGCGGAGGTCGATCCCGCCACCTACCACTGGTTCAGTGGCGACGGGATGGTTCACGGGGTCGCGCTGCGGGGCGGGCAGGCTCGCTGGTACCGCAACCGCTGGGTGCGCAGCCAGCGCGTATGCGCGATCCTCGGCGAGCCGGCACCCAGCCGTCTCGACCCGCGGGCGGGCATGCTGTCCATTGGCGCCAACACCAGTGTGTTGGCCCATGACGGACGGACCCTCGCGCTCGTCGAGGGCGGAGTCGCCAACTACGAGCTCACCGACGAGCTCGACACCATCGGGACATGCGACTTCGACGGCACGCTGACCGGGGGCTACACCGCACATCCGCACCGGGACCCGCAGACCGGCGAATTGCACGCTGTGTCCTATTCATTCGCCCGCGGGCGGACGGTGCAGTACTCGGTGATCGACACCAAGGGGCACGCCCGCCGCACCGTCGACATCGAGGTGGGCGGATCGCCGGCGATGCACGATTTTTCGTTGACCGACAAGTACGTGGTGATCTACGACCTGCCGGTCAGGTTCGATTCCAGACAGGTCCAGCTGGTCAAGGTGCCACGGTGGCTTAGCTTGGCGGCTCGTCTGACGATGCAGTCGTTGATCGGGCGGGTCCGGATACCCGATCCGATCGTGGCCGTGATGAACCGCAATCCCAAGCTCACCACCGACCGGTTCCCGTATGCATGGGACCCGAACCACCAGGCCCGGATTGGTGTGATGCCCCGTGAGGGGGGCAACGATAACGTGCGATGGTTCGACATCGAACCCTGCTTCGTCTTCCATCCGCTCAATGCGTACACGGAAGAACGTGACGGCGCCGAGGTGCTGGTGCTCGACGTGGTGCGCTACTCACGGATGTTCGACCGCGACCTTCGCGGTCCTGGCGACAGCCGACCCACCCTCGACCGCTGGACCGTCAACCTGGCCACCGGTGCGATGACCGCCGAATGCCGCGACGAACGGCCGCAGGAGTTCCCGCGGATCAACGAGACCCTGCTGGGTGGCAAGCATCGCTTCGGCTACACCCTCGGCATCGACGGCGGCTACTTGACCCAAGGCGCATCGGAGCTGACCACGTCGCTGTACAAGCACGACTACGCGACCGGATCCAGCGAAGTCGCCGCGCTTGAATCGGACCTCCTGATCGCCGAGATGTCCTTCGTGCCCAATCCCGAAAGCAGAGCCGAAGACGACGGCATCCTCATGGGGTACGGGTATCACCGCGGTCATGACGAAGGCCAACTGCTGTTGCTGGATGCCCAGACCCTCGAGTCGATAGCCACCGTGCACCTGCCGCAGCGGGTGCCGCTGGGGTTCCACGGCAACTGGGCACCCACGGCCTGA